In Cydia pomonella isolate Wapato2018A chromosome 1, ilCydPomo1, whole genome shotgun sequence, one genomic interval encodes:
- the LOC133527497 gene encoding retinaldehyde-binding protein 1-like, with product MSRRLTKRYLLPADDYQCKLSAETQAIAAEQLRETESSRSQALASLRSWIEQNPKFMAIRLDANYLLRFLRTKKFSVPMAQEAIERYILLRQSWGIAFNQLDYKLPVMMELIDLGYIFVSPFKDKSGRRVIIYRPGVFDPYKYTNQDMCRVMAICYETLMEDEEVQVRGLVHYADGGGVSFPHLTLFTPKEAVRIVKNGERTIPMRHKEIYGVNVQSTIKFALDFGMGLISEKIRKRVKLYTSPEEVEIDKKLLPQEYGGEMPMKQMIELWKEELAKQRNTLLMNDKMAVRLELYSEAAREGAISALRAGASTCAGADAVGDAMRGLTGNFRKLEVD from the exons ATGTCACGGAGGCTGACGAAACGCTACTTACTACCCGCCGACGACTACCAGTGCAAGTTGTCAGCTGAGACGCAGGCCATCGCGGCGGAGCAGCTGCGGGAAACCGAGAGCTCCCGCTCACAAGCCCTTGCCTCGCTGCGGAGCTGGATCGAGCAGAATCCCAAGTTCATGGCCATCCGGCTCG ATGCAAACTATCTTCTCCGTTTTCTACGCACAAAAAAGTTCAGCGTACCTATGGCCCAGGAGGCCATCGAGCGGTACATTCTGCTGCGACAGTCTTGGGGTATTGCCTTCAACCAGCTCGACTACAAGCTTCCCGTTATGATGGAACTTATAGACTTGGG GTACATTTTTGTGAGCCCTTTCAAAGATAAAAGTGGTCGTCGTGTTATCATATACAGGCCTG GTGTATTCGATCCTTATAAGTACACAAACCAGGACATGTGTCGAGTGATGGCAATCTGCTACGAGACCCTGATGGAGGACGAGGAGGTGCAGGTGCGAGGGCTGGTGCACTACGCGGACGGCGGCGGCGTCAGCTTCCCGCACCTCACCCTCTTCACGCCCAAAGAAGCAGTCCGAATTGTCAAGAATGGAGAG AGAACTATCCCGATGCGACACAAAGAAATCTATGGAGTCAATGTACAATCAACAATCAAATTCGCACTGGACTTCGGAATGGGATTAATATCTGAAAAAATAAGAAAGCGAGTAAAGCTGTACACATCACCCGAAGAAGTAGAAATCGATAAGAAGCTGCTACCACAGGAATATGGTGGTGAAatgcctatgaagcagatgaTAG AATTATGGAAGGAGGAGCTGGCAAAGCAACGCAACACATTGTTGATGAACGACAAAATGGCGGTTCGGCTCGAGCTTTATAGCGAAGCGGCGCGCGAGGGCGCCATCTCCGCGCTGCGCGCCGGCGCCAGTACCTGCGCCGGCGCGGACGCCGTCGGCGACGCCATGCGCGGCCTCACCGGCAACTTCAGGAAACTCGAGGTCGACTGA